In Pithys albifrons albifrons isolate INPA30051 chromosome 6, PitAlb_v1, whole genome shotgun sequence, a single genomic region encodes these proteins:
- the GSC gene encoding LOW QUALITY PROTEIN: homeobox protein goosecoid (The sequence of the model RefSeq protein was modified relative to this genomic sequence to represent the inferred CDS: inserted 2 bases in 1 codon; deleted 1 base in 1 codon), protein MTSPGYKKGKRFRWIILRAALWVEISKQARVEWGKFQGWILRTRTRTHTHTHTTHARTDTHAHSARKLPSEKAPFFSLRSLFKISRKXFDFLSFQCLPPPPSPTTTYPPARPPPSLPRPVPAALPRTVWGMPVSMFSIDNILAARPRCKDSVLLPPSAAPVVFPSLHGDSLYGSASDYSGFYSRAVAPASALPPAVSGSRLGYNNYYYGQLHVPASPVGPSCCGAVPPLGAQQCSCVPPAGYEGTGSVLMSPVPHQMLPYMNVGTLSRTELQLLNQLHCRRKRRHRTIFTDEQLEALENLFQETKYPDVGTREQLARRVHLREEKVEVWFKNRRAKWRRQKRSSSEESENAQKWNKASKTSPEKRQEDGKSDLDSDS, encoded by the exons ATGACGTCGCCCGGGtataaaaaagggaagaggtTCAGATGGATTATACTCCGAGCAGCCCTCTGGGTTGAGATCAGTAAACAGGCGAGAGTTGAGTGGGGAAAGTTCCAGGGGTGGATCCTGCGCACACgcacacgcacgcacacacacacacacactacacACGCgcgcacagacacacacgcacacTCGGCCCGCAAGCTGCCCTCGGAAAAGGCTCCGTTCTTTTCGCTACGatccctttttaaaatttctcgAAA GTTTGATTTCCTATCTTTCCAGtgtctc cccccccccccttccccaacCACCACCTACCCGCCCGCCcgccctcctccctccctcccccggCCGGTCCCCGCCGCCCTGCCCCGCACGGTTTGGGGCATGCCTGTGAGCATGTTCAGCATCGACAATATCCTGGCGGCCAGACCTCGCTGTAAGGACTCGGTGTTGCTGCCCCCGAGCGCCGCACCCGTCGTCTTCCCCAGCCTCCACGGGGACTCGCTCTACGGCAGCGCCTCCGACTACAGCGGATTTTACTCCCGGGCGGTGGCTCCCGCCTCCGCGCTGCCGCCGGCCGTCTCTGGATCTCGGCTCGGCTACAACAACTACTACTACGGGCAGCTGCATGTGCCGGCGTCCCCCGTGGGCCCTTCGTGCTGCGGGGCCGTACCGCCCCTGGGCGCCCAGCAGTGCTCCTGTGTCCCCCCCGCAG GTTACGAGGGCACTGGGTCAGTCCTGATGTCCCCTGTTCCCCATCAGATGTTGCCCTATATGAACGTGGGCACTTTGTCCCGGACGGAGCTGCAGTTACTGAACCAGCTGCACTGTAGGCGGAAAAGGCGGCACCGGACTATCTTCACTGACGAGCAGCTGGAAGCGCTGGAAAACCTGTTCCAGGAAACGAAATACCCAGACGTGGGCACCAGGGAACAGCTGGCCAGAAGGGTGCACTTAAGGGAGGAAAAAGTAGAG GTTTGGTTCAAAAACCGCCGGGCGAAGTGGAGGAGGCAAAAGCGATCTTCTTCGGAGGAGTCAGAAAACGCACAAAAGTGGAATAAAGCGTCTAAAACGTCACCGGAGAAGAGACAAGAGGACGGAAAAAGTGACTTGGACTCCGACAGCTGA